One genomic region from Xenopus laevis strain J_2021 chromosome 2L, Xenopus_laevis_v10.1, whole genome shotgun sequence encodes:
- the nab2.L gene encoding NGFI-A-binding protein 2 isoform X2 encodes MQKNSLYMAERGARAEELKRAPKARITADPVILPRTLGELQLYRVLQRANLLGYYDTFIQQGGDDVQQLCEAGEDEFLEIMSLVGMATKPLHVRRLQKALRDWATNPGLFNQPPLGSIPVSSSIPLFKISETGGRIGRNTNGHLSVPEVQSKSPGNVVLLEQTEKISPSQLDRRQWTAQISPELDDADEEEVGEEENGGDQYPSPGERLEAELVQVVSDSVDRLMKGLPRGDISEARSMLKLNKKLGRSLGHIFHMSNGSQRKEREIRRHSAIYGRSESKRREGKRLTLHELTINEAAAQCCMRDNTLLLRRVELFSLARQVARESSYLASLKCSRLNNEELGASQPKILKQEAVEMPLQLESKMRHSLEEGNGSMSGESMDGTLQAVAIRIPTSPSGPTDLSMNLSHPAPWSRQILQQTLMDEGLRLARLVSRDRMGRLSLCLPGTPHISECDDGGSESCPSLPVSPQITELRTSNFKGQNEEN; translated from the exons GATTACTGCGGACCCAGTTATCCTTCCTCGCACCTTGGGTGAGCTGCAGTTGTACCGTGTCCTGCAAAGAGCCAACTTGCTTGGTTATTATGACACCTTCATCCAGCAGGGGGGAGATGATGTGCAGCAGCTTTGTGAGGCGGGTGAGGATGAGTTTTTGGAAATCATGTCTCTGGTTGGCATGGCAACAAAACCATTGCATGTCAGACGATTACAGAAAGCCTTGAGAGATTGGGCGACCAACCCAGGATTGTTTAATCAGCCTCCATTGGGAAGTATACCTGTCAGCAGCAGTATACCATTGTTCAAGATTTCTGAGACAGGGGGACGAATTGGTAGAAATACTAATGGGCACCTCAGTGTCCCTGAAGTTCAAAGCAAAAGCCCTGGAAATGTTGTTCTTCTAGAACAAACTGAGAAAATATCCCCTTCCCAGCTGGATAGGAGACAGTGGACTGCTCAGATTTCCCCAGAGCTAGATGATGCAGATGAAGAAGAAGTTGGTGAGGAAGAAAATGGAGGTGATCAATATCCCTCACCCGGGGAAAGGCTAGAAGCTGAGCTGGTCCAGGTTGTGTCCGATAGTGTGGACAGGCTGATGAAAGGATTGCCGCGAGGAGATATCAGTGAAGCCAGATCAATGCTAAAGTTAAACAAGAAGTTGGGTCGTTCACTTGGACACATTTTTCACATGAGTAATGGAAGTCAGAGGAAGGAGCGTGAGATTCGCAGACACAGCGCCATCTATGGACGGAGTGAATCCAAGAGACGGGAAGGAAAGAGACTTACCCTGCATGAG CTTACAATTAATGAAGCAGCGGCCCAATGCTGTATGAGAGATAACACCTTACTTCTACGGAGGGTGGAGCTATTTTCACTTGCGCGGCAAGTTGCCCGTGAGAGTTCTTATCTGGCATCTCTTAAGTGCTCCAG ACTGAATAATGAAGAACTTGGTGCATCACAGCCTAAAATCCTTAAACAAGAA GCCGTGGAGATGCCTTTGCAGCTAGAATCAAAAATGCGGCACAGCTTGGAAGAAGGCAATGGCAGTATGTCAGGGGAGAGCATGGACGGCACATTGCAAG CAGTGGCAATAAGAATCCCCACATCTCCCAGTGGCCCTACAGACCTCTCTATGAACCTGTCACATCCTGCACCATGGAGCAGGCAAATTCTCCAGCAGACGCTGATGGATGAGGGTTTACGACTGGCCAGACTGGTATCACGTGACCGCATGGGTCGCCTCAGTCTTTGCTTGCCTGGCACGCCACATATTTCAG AATGTGATGATGGTGGATCTGAAAGTTGTCCTAGCCTGCCAGTCTCACCCCAGATCACGGAGCTAAGAACTTCCAACTTCAAAGGCCAGAATGaagaaaattaa
- the nab2.L gene encoding NGFI-A-binding protein 2 isoform X1, whose translation MSLVGMATKPLHVRRLQKALRDWATNPGLFNQPPLGSIPVSSSIPLFKISETGGRIGRNTNGHLSVPEVQSKSPGNVVLLEQTEKISPSQLDRRQWTAQISPELDDADEEEVGEEENGGDQYPSPGERLEAELVQVVSDSVDRLMKGLPRGDISEARSMLKLNKKLGRSLGHIFHMSNGSQRKEREIRRHSAIYGRSESKRREGKRLTLHELTINEAAAQCCMRDNTLLLRRVELFSLARQVARESSYLASLKCSRLNNEELGASQPKILKQEAVEMPLQLESKMRHSLEEGNGSMSGESMDGTLQAVAIRIPTSPSGPTDLSMNLSHPAPWSRQILQQTLMDEGLRLARLVSRDRMGRLSLCLPGTPHISECDDGGSESCPSLPVSPQITELRTSNFKGQNEEN comes from the exons ATGTCTCTGGTTGGCATGGCAACAAAACCATTGCATGTCAGACGATTACAGAAAGCCTTGAGAGATTGGGCGACCAACCCAGGATTGTTTAATCAGCCTCCATTGGGAAGTATACCTGTCAGCAGCAGTATACCATTGTTCAAGATTTCTGAGACAGGGGGACGAATTGGTAGAAATACTAATGGGCACCTCAGTGTCCCTGAAGTTCAAAGCAAAAGCCCTGGAAATGTTGTTCTTCTAGAACAAACTGAGAAAATATCCCCTTCCCAGCTGGATAGGAGACAGTGGACTGCTCAGATTTCCCCAGAGCTAGATGATGCAGATGAAGAAGAAGTTGGTGAGGAAGAAAATGGAGGTGATCAATATCCCTCACCCGGGGAAAGGCTAGAAGCTGAGCTGGTCCAGGTTGTGTCCGATAGTGTGGACAGGCTGATGAAAGGATTGCCGCGAGGAGATATCAGTGAAGCCAGATCAATGCTAAAGTTAAACAAGAAGTTGGGTCGTTCACTTGGACACATTTTTCACATGAGTAATGGAAGTCAGAGGAAGGAGCGTGAGATTCGCAGACACAGCGCCATCTATGGACGGAGTGAATCCAAGAGACGGGAAGGAAAGAGACTTACCCTGCATGAG CTTACAATTAATGAAGCAGCGGCCCAATGCTGTATGAGAGATAACACCTTACTTCTACGGAGGGTGGAGCTATTTTCACTTGCGCGGCAAGTTGCCCGTGAGAGTTCTTATCTGGCATCTCTTAAGTGCTCCAG ACTGAATAATGAAGAACTTGGTGCATCACAGCCTAAAATCCTTAAACAAGAA GCCGTGGAGATGCCTTTGCAGCTAGAATCAAAAATGCGGCACAGCTTGGAAGAAGGCAATGGCAGTATGTCAGGGGAGAGCATGGACGGCACATTGCAAG CAGTGGCAATAAGAATCCCCACATCTCCCAGTGGCCCTACAGACCTCTCTATGAACCTGTCACATCCTGCACCATGGAGCAGGCAAATTCTCCAGCAGACGCTGATGGATGAGGGTTTACGACTGGCCAGACTGGTATCACGTGACCGCATGGGTCGCCTCAGTCTTTGCTTGCCTGGCACGCCACATATTTCAG AATGTGATGATGGTGGATCTGAAAGTTGTCCTAGCCTGCCAGTCTCACCCCAGATCACGGAGCTAAGAACTTCCAACTTCAAAGGCCAGAATGaagaaaattaa